One window of Chionomys nivalis chromosome 10, mChiNiv1.1, whole genome shotgun sequence genomic DNA carries:
- the Ifrd1 gene encoding interferon-related developmental regulator 1, with translation MPKNKKRNAPHRGGGGGGGSGAATSAATAGGPHRTVQPFSDEDASIETMSHCSGYSDPSSFAEDGPEVLDEEGTQEDLEYKLKGLIDLTLDKSAKTRQAALEGVKNALSSKVLYEFVLERRMTLTDSIERCLKKGKSDEQRAAAALASVLCIQLGPGLESEEILKTLGPILKKIICDGTANIQARQTCATCFGVCCFIATDDITELYSTLECLESIFSKSYVKEKDNSVLSSTPNTVLHISSLLAWTLLLTICPISEVKKKLELHFHKLPSLLSCDDVNMRIAAGESLALLFELARGMESDFFYEDIDSLTQMLRALATDGNKHRAKVDKRKQRSVFRDVLRAVEERDFPTETVKFGPERMYIDSWVKKHTYDTFKEVLGSGLQYHLQTNEFLRNVFELGPPVMLDAATLKTMKISRFERHLYNSAAFKARTKARSKCRDKRADVGEFF, from the exons GTGGCCCACACCGGACAGTTCAACCTTTCAGTGATGAAGACGCATCCATTGAAACAATGAGTCACTGCAGTGGCTATAGCGACCCTTCCAGCTTTGCCGAGGATG GCCCAGAAGTCCTCGATGAGGAAGGAACTCAAGAAGATTTAGAGTACAAATTGAAGGGGTTAATTGACCTGACTCTCGATAAGAG TGCGAAGACGAGACAGGCGGCTCTTGAAGGTGTTAAAAATGCGCTGTCTTCAAAAGTGCTGTATGAGTTTGTTCTGGAGAGAAGAATGACTTTAACTGATAGCATTGAACGCTGTCTGAAAAAAG GGAAGAGTGACGAGCAGCGTGCAGCTGCCGCATTGGCGTCTGTTCTCTGTATCCAGCTGGGCCCTGGGTTGGAAAGTGAAGAGATTCTAAAGACTCTTGGACCAAtcctaaagaaaataatttgtgatGGAACAGCCAATATCCAGGCTAGGCAAACT tgtgCAACTTGCTTTGGGGTTTGCTGTTTTATTGCCACAGATGACATCACT GAGCTGTACTCAACTTTGGAATGTTTGGAATCGATCTTCAGCAAGTCGTatgtgaaagagaaagacaacagtgttctctccagcacccccaacACAGTGCTTCACATCAGCTCCCTTCTTGCATGGACGTTATTACTGACCATATGCCCAATCAGCGAAGTGAAGAAGAAGCTGGAact GCATTTCCATAAACTCCCAAGCCTCCTTTCTTGTGATGATGTAAACATGAGAATTGCTGCTGGCGAATCTTTGGCACTTCTGTTTGAATTGGCCAGAGGAATGGAGAGT GACTTTTTTTATGAAGACATCGATTCCTTGACCCAGATGCTCCGGGCCCTGGCTACAGATGGAAATAAGCACCGGGCCAAAGTGGACAAGAGGAAGCAGCGGTCTGTCTTCAGAGATGTCCTGAGGGCTGTGGAG GAACGGGATTTTCCAACAGAAACTGTTAAGTTTGGTCCTGAACGCATGTATATTGATAGCTGGGTCAAGAAACATACCTATGACACTTTCAAGGAGGTTCTTGGATCAGGGCTGCAGTACCACTTGCAG ACAAATGAATTCCTTCGCAATGTATTTGAGCTTGGGCCCCCTGTGATGCTCGATGCTGCAACACTTAAGACCATGAAGATTTCTCGTTTCGAAAGG caCTTATATAACTCTGCAGCTTTCAAAGCTCGAACAAAAGCTCGAAGCAAATGCCGAGATAAGAGAGCAGATGTTGGAGAATTCTTCTAG
- the Lsmem1 gene encoding leucine-rich single-pass membrane protein 1, translating into MTHSSRDVGPHGIHEEGKLYVVDSINDLNKLNLCPTESQHLFPLEEKISNTATHPGNGRRGLFFVGLLLMLTVSLALVFFAIFLIIQTGNQMDDVSRRLKAEGRDIDDLKKINSMIVKRLNQLDSERN; encoded by the exons ATGACTCACTCCTCCCGGGATGTTGGACCCCACGGCAtccatgaagaaggaaaactCTATGTTGTGGATTCCATAAATGACTTGAACAAACTCAATCTCTGTCCGACAGAATCACAACATCTATTCC CGTTAGAGGAGAAAATCTCAAACACTGCTACACACCCAGGAAATGGAAGACGCGGTCTGTTCTTTGTGGGACTGCTCCTGATGTTGACGGTCAGCCTAGCTCTGGTGTTCTTTGCCATCTTCCTAATAA TTCAGACAGGAAACCAGATGGACGACGTGTCAAGAAGACTGAAGGCTGAGGGAAGGGACATAGACGACCTTAAGAAAATCAACAGCATGATCGTAAAGCGGCTCAACCAACTGGACTCGGAACGGAATTGA